Proteins encoded by one window of Chromobacterium violaceum ATCC 12472:
- a CDS encoding family 20 glycosylhydrolase, with the protein MNVKRLLGAAVLAALSAWAWAAPDAAALGQSLSLKIAVDSNKGAAAGAPCADLGADWASCLKGRLILENKGGQAVPAGGGWNLYLHSIRRILKLDTPQFTLRHITGDLYQITPTAAFQGLAPGQKLELPLIDEYWILQESDVLPRPYVTVDGQPPALLRHDSSDEASYLLPLSGDNWKNPAGELRPLATPEQRYRAFSLRGTQLSAAQAANRTIPAVRRQQLGGGELLVRGVSLNLSGVSPAQQDALAGRAAQLELRAGGTRVEGGVVGAKLPADIAVPGGYRLLIGQQGVKVEGFDAAGVFYGVQTLLGLLPQGGGQVRWMTVEDAPRYAHRGFMADLARNFKQPATVRRLIDQMAAYKLNKLHLHLSDDEGWRLQIPGLPELTEVGARRCHDLSETQCLVPQLGSGPANQSGGGYLSRADYIALVSYAQARFIEVIPEFDMPAHARAAVVSMEARYRKLIAQGQPQAASEYRLLDPQDQSNTLSVQFYDRRTYLNPCVPGSGRFVSKLVSEVAQMHREAGQPLQTWHFGGDEAKNILLGSGFQDASGSDPGKGKVNMAQQDKPWGRSPACQAQIAKGKLKSVDELPLRFAREASRIVSAQGIPTMAAWQDGVAGSGGASDFATRNTMVTEWDTLYWGAAQAASGYAAKGFKTVLALPDYLYFDFPYELNPREHGYYWASRDTDSYKVFSFAPDNLPQNAEVMPDRQGQPFAVTSTAAPAQYAGIQGQAWTEVMRTDAEFEAMVYPRLLALAERAWHKAGWERPYKAGETYQLGVTKLVDKAALNADWQQFAAVLGWREAPKLERAGIGYRVSMPAVLPGSGGVSVTTEWPGARLQYSSDGHGWQTYQPGQQVQARYWRGITQDGRRAGRVETVSGQ; encoded by the coding sequence ATGAACGTGAAGCGATTGCTGGGCGCGGCCGTGCTGGCCGCCTTGTCGGCGTGGGCGTGGGCCGCGCCGGATGCGGCGGCGCTGGGGCAGAGCCTGTCGCTGAAAATTGCGGTGGACAGCAACAAGGGCGCGGCCGCCGGCGCGCCGTGCGCCGACCTGGGGGCGGACTGGGCATCCTGCCTGAAGGGGCGGCTGATCCTGGAAAACAAGGGCGGGCAGGCGGTGCCGGCCGGCGGCGGCTGGAACCTGTATCTGCACAGCATCCGCCGCATCCTGAAGCTGGACACGCCGCAGTTCACCCTCCGCCACATCACCGGCGACCTGTACCAGATCACCCCCACCGCCGCCTTCCAGGGCCTGGCGCCGGGGCAGAAGCTGGAGCTGCCGCTGATAGACGAATACTGGATCCTGCAGGAAAGCGACGTGCTGCCGCGCCCCTACGTGACGGTGGACGGCCAGCCGCCGGCGTTGCTGCGGCATGACAGCAGCGACGAGGCCAGCTATTTGCTGCCCTTGAGCGGCGACAACTGGAAAAACCCGGCCGGCGAGCTGCGGCCGCTGGCCACGCCGGAGCAGCGTTACCGCGCCTTCAGCCTGCGCGGGACGCAGCTGTCGGCGGCGCAGGCGGCCAACCGGACCATCCCTGCGGTGCGGCGTCAGCAGCTGGGCGGCGGCGAGCTCTTGGTGCGCGGCGTCAGCCTGAACCTGTCCGGCGTCAGCCCGGCGCAGCAGGACGCGCTGGCCGGGCGCGCGGCGCAGCTGGAGCTGCGCGCGGGCGGCACGCGGGTGGAGGGCGGCGTGGTCGGCGCCAAGCTGCCGGCCGACATCGCCGTGCCCGGCGGCTACCGGCTGCTGATCGGCCAGCAGGGCGTGAAGGTGGAAGGCTTCGACGCCGCCGGCGTGTTCTACGGCGTGCAGACGCTGCTGGGCCTGCTGCCGCAGGGCGGCGGCCAGGTGCGCTGGATGACGGTGGAAGATGCGCCGCGCTACGCCCACCGCGGCTTCATGGCCGACCTGGCGCGCAACTTCAAGCAGCCGGCCACGGTGCGCCGCCTGATAGACCAGATGGCCGCCTACAAGCTCAACAAGCTGCACCTGCACCTGTCCGACGACGAGGGCTGGCGCTTGCAGATTCCCGGACTGCCGGAGCTGACCGAGGTCGGCGCGCGCCGCTGCCACGACTTGAGCGAAACCCAGTGCCTGGTGCCGCAGCTGGGCTCCGGGCCGGCCAACCAGTCCGGCGGCGGCTATCTCTCCCGCGCCGACTACATCGCGCTGGTGAGCTATGCTCAGGCCCGTTTCATCGAGGTGATCCCGGAGTTCGACATGCCGGCGCACGCCCGCGCCGCGGTGGTGTCGATGGAGGCGCGCTACCGCAAGCTGATCGCGCAAGGCCAGCCGCAGGCGGCGTCCGAATACCGGCTGCTGGACCCGCAAGACCAGTCCAATACGCTGTCGGTGCAGTTCTACGACCGCCGCACCTATCTCAATCCCTGCGTGCCGGGCAGCGGCCGCTTCGTGTCCAAGCTGGTGTCCGAGGTGGCGCAGATGCACCGAGAGGCCGGCCAGCCGCTGCAGACCTGGCACTTCGGCGGCGACGAGGCCAAGAACATCCTGCTGGGCTCCGGCTTCCAGGACGCCAGCGGCAGCGATCCGGGCAAGGGCAAGGTCAATATGGCGCAGCAGGACAAGCCCTGGGGCCGTTCGCCGGCCTGCCAGGCGCAGATCGCCAAGGGTAAATTGAAGAGCGTGGACGAGCTGCCGCTGCGCTTCGCGCGCGAGGCCAGCCGCATCGTCTCCGCCCAGGGCATCCCGACGATGGCGGCCTGGCAGGACGGCGTGGCCGGCTCCGGCGGCGCGTCCGATTTCGCCACCCGCAACACCATGGTCACCGAATGGGACACGCTGTACTGGGGCGCGGCGCAGGCGGCCAGCGGCTACGCCGCCAAGGGCTTCAAGACCGTGCTGGCGCTGCCGGACTACCTGTACTTCGACTTCCCCTACGAGCTGAACCCGCGCGAGCACGGCTATTACTGGGCCTCGCGCGACACCGACAGCTACAAGGTGTTCAGCTTCGCGCCGGACAACCTGCCGCAAAACGCCGAAGTGATGCCGGACCGCCAGGGCCAGCCGTTCGCGGTGACCAGCACCGCCGCGCCGGCGCAATACGCCGGCATCCAGGGCCAGGCCTGGACCGAGGTGATGCGCACCGACGCCGAGTTCGAAGCCATGGTCTACCCGCGCCTGCTGGCGTTGGCCGAGCGCGCCTGGCACAAGGCGGGGTGGGAACGGCCGTACAAGGCGGGCGAAACCTATCAACTGGGCGTCACCAAACTGGTGGACAAGGCGGCGCTGAACGCCGACTGGCAGCAGTTCGCCGCGGTGCTGGGCTGGCGCGAGGCGCCCAAGCTGGAGCGCGCCGGCATAGGCTACCGGGTGTCGATGCCGGCGGTGCTGCCGGGTTCCGGCGGCGTGTCGGTGACGACCGAATGGCCAGGCGCGCGGCTGCAGTACTCGAGCGACGGCCATGGCTGGCAAACCTACCAGCCGGGCCAGCAGGTGCAGGCGCGCTACTGGCGTGGCATCACCCAGGACGGCCGCCGCGCCGGCAGGGTGGAGACCGTGTCCGGGCAGTGA
- a CDS encoding alpha/beta fold hydrolase gives MKKTIDSKRRNLLAAIALSLAGAFALAETTNAAPDATAIAAQALPTFKTIRQIDAGALNIGYVDEGPADGPAVILLHGWPYDIHSFIDVVPMLTRSGYRVIVPYLRGYGSTRFRDAGAVRNGQPAALASDVVALMDALKIDKAILAGYDWGARSADIVAALWPQRVKGLVAVSGYLIGSQEAGKQPLPPKAELQWWYQFYFATERGRAGYDKNHRDFARLIWQTASPRWHFDDAVFERSAAALDNPDHVAVTLYNYRWRLGLETGEAKYADWEARLATFPAIAVPTITMEGDANGAPHPEPAAYAKRFTGKYKHLLIRGGVGHNLPQEAPRAFADAMIEVDHL, from the coding sequence ATGAAAAAAACCATCGACAGCAAGCGCCGCAACCTCCTCGCCGCAATCGCGCTTTCCCTGGCGGGCGCGTTCGCGCTGGCGGAAACAACCAACGCCGCGCCGGACGCCACGGCGATCGCAGCGCAAGCGCTGCCCACCTTCAAAACCATCAGGCAGATCGACGCCGGCGCGCTGAACATCGGCTACGTCGACGAAGGCCCGGCCGACGGCCCGGCTGTCATCCTGCTGCACGGCTGGCCGTACGACATCCACAGCTTCATCGACGTCGTCCCGATGCTGACCCGGTCCGGCTACCGCGTGATCGTGCCATACCTGCGCGGCTACGGCAGCACGCGCTTTCGCGACGCAGGCGCCGTGCGCAACGGCCAGCCGGCGGCGCTGGCTTCCGACGTCGTCGCGTTGATGGACGCGCTGAAGATAGACAAGGCCATCCTCGCCGGCTACGACTGGGGCGCGCGCTCCGCCGACATCGTCGCCGCGCTGTGGCCGCAGCGGGTGAAGGGGCTGGTTGCCGTCAGCGGCTACCTGATAGGCAGCCAGGAAGCCGGCAAGCAACCGTTGCCGCCCAAGGCCGAGCTGCAATGGTGGTACCAGTTCTACTTCGCCACCGAGCGCGGCCGCGCCGGCTACGACAAGAACCATCGCGATTTCGCCAGGCTGATCTGGCAAACCGCCTCGCCGCGGTGGCATTTCGACGACGCCGTCTTCGAGCGCAGCGCCGCGGCGCTGGACAACCCGGACCACGTCGCCGTCACTCTCTACAACTATCGCTGGCGCCTGGGCCTGGAAACCGGCGAAGCCAAGTACGCCGACTGGGAAGCGCGCCTGGCCACCTTCCCCGCCATCGCGGTGCCGACCATCACCATGGAGGGCGACGCCAACGGCGCGCCGCACCCCGAGCCGGCCGCGTACGCCAAGCGCTTCACCGGCAAGTACAAGCACCTGCTGATCCGCGGCGGCGTGGGACACAACCTGCCGCAGGAAGCGCCGCGCGCCTTCGCCGATGCGATGATCGAGGTCGATCACCTCTGA